A genome region from bacterium includes the following:
- a CDS encoding GxxExxY protein, whose protein sequence is KVIVELKAVEQLLPIHEAQLLTYLKMMNKRIGLLINFNVSVLIDGIKCIANRF, encoded by the coding sequence AAAGTTATCGTAGAATTAAAAGCAGTCGAGCAACTACTTCCGATTCACGAAGCTCAACTTTTAACCTATCTAAAAATGATGAATAAAAGGATAGGTTTATTGATCAATTTTAATGTTTCTGTTCTAATAGATGGAATTAAGTGTATAGCCAATAGATTTTAA